A region from the Actinoplanes sp. OR16 genome encodes:
- a CDS encoding zinc-binding dehydrogenase — MLASVITGFGGTELFAVAEIPEPVPGPGADVVDVTLAGVNYADVHRRRGEHEKPPLPAVLGADVVGRRRSDGRRVAALLRSGGGYAQVAAPLRRYTVDIPDSVPDEQALAVLEQGLTAWHSLHTLGRIDGDDLVVVTAGAGGVGHLAVQLARWAGARVAALASSPAKREAAIALGAHVAVDSQHPDLGTAVSRALGAPPTLVLDSVGGKTFEQLQAALAPFGRIVAYGVAGDVANTVAVDDLMTTSTGVHGFWLQRVLDDEELYRSSAARLFHLAGRGVLRARIGGRYPLAGVGQAHADLESRATAGKLLIDVRRLT; from the coding sequence ATGCTCGCTTCGGTGATCACCGGTTTCGGTGGGACGGAGCTCTTCGCCGTCGCGGAGATCCCCGAGCCGGTGCCCGGTCCCGGGGCCGATGTCGTGGACGTGACGCTCGCCGGGGTCAACTACGCCGACGTCCACCGCCGCCGCGGCGAGCACGAGAAGCCTCCCCTGCCCGCGGTGCTCGGCGCGGACGTGGTCGGCCGGCGTCGCTCCGATGGCCGCCGGGTCGCCGCGCTGCTGCGCTCCGGAGGCGGATATGCACAGGTGGCAGCCCCGCTGCGGCGTTACACGGTGGACATTCCGGACAGTGTCCCGGACGAGCAGGCCCTCGCCGTCCTGGAACAGGGCCTGACCGCCTGGCACAGCCTGCACACTCTCGGCCGGATCGACGGCGACGACCTGGTGGTCGTGACCGCGGGCGCGGGCGGCGTCGGTCATCTCGCGGTCCAGCTCGCCCGGTGGGCCGGCGCCCGGGTGGCAGCGCTGGCCTCCTCCCCCGCGAAACGCGAGGCGGCCATCGCCCTGGGCGCGCACGTCGCGGTCGATTCACAACACCCCGACCTCGGTACGGCGGTGAGCCGCGCGCTGGGCGCCCCGCCGACCCTGGTGCTGGACAGCGTGGGCGGGAAGACGTTCGAGCAGCTCCAGGCGGCGCTCGCGCCGTTCGGCCGGATCGTGGCGTACGGCGTCGCCGGCGACGTCGCGAACACCGTGGCGGTGGACGACCTGATGACGACCTCGACCGGGGTGCACGGCTTCTGGCTGCAACGGGTCCTCGACGACGAGGAGCTCTACCGCTCCAGCGCGGCCCGCCTGTTCCACCTGGCCGGCCGGGGTGTCCTGCGCGCGAGGATCGGCGGCCGTTACCCGCTGGCCGGCGTCGGCCAGGCCCACGCCGACCTGGAGAGCCGGGCCACGGCGGGCAAGCTCCTGATCGACGTGCGCCGTCTCACTTGA
- a CDS encoding type 1 glutamine amidotransferase: MGSALVIENDPSDDLRRLGDWLTEAGLELTVLRPHAGDELPETLDDYLALIVLGGDQNAYAAEDGTPGAPWFPALEGLLRKAVRYRVPTLALCLGGQLLAAAHGGRVERSTSGPEVGPGLIGKRDAADTDPLFKWVPLIPDVIQWHRDEITELPLSAVLLAASSRYPHQAFRIGDRAWGTQFHIECDADMIEAWARSDAATLDELGYDPESVVLATTRALADVEEVWQPFAQRFAALALGELPDADIPVTGFGRTLPLLGQ; this comes from the coding sequence GTGGGCAGCGCACTAGTCATCGAGAACGATCCCAGTGACGACCTCCGGCGCCTCGGCGACTGGCTGACCGAGGCCGGGCTGGAGCTGACCGTCCTCCGGCCGCACGCCGGTGACGAGCTGCCCGAGACGCTCGACGACTACCTGGCCCTGATCGTGCTGGGCGGCGATCAGAACGCGTACGCGGCGGAGGACGGCACTCCCGGCGCACCCTGGTTCCCGGCCCTCGAAGGGCTGCTCCGCAAGGCCGTGCGCTACCGCGTTCCCACCCTCGCGCTCTGCCTCGGCGGCCAGCTGCTGGCGGCCGCGCACGGTGGCCGGGTGGAGCGCAGCACGTCCGGCCCGGAGGTCGGTCCCGGCCTGATCGGCAAGCGGGACGCGGCCGACACCGACCCGCTGTTCAAGTGGGTGCCGCTGATCCCCGACGTCATCCAGTGGCACCGCGACGAGATCACCGAGCTGCCGCTGTCCGCCGTGCTGCTCGCCGCCTCCAGCCGGTACCCGCATCAGGCGTTCCGGATCGGCGACCGGGCCTGGGGCACCCAGTTCCACATCGAGTGCGACGCCGACATGATCGAGGCGTGGGCCCGCAGCGACGCCGCCACCCTCGACGAGCTCGGCTACGACCCGGAGTCGGTGGTGCTCGCGACCACCCGCGCGCTCGCCGACGTGGAGGAGGTCTGGCAGCCCTTCGCCCAGCGGTTCGCCGCGCTCGCGCTCGGTGAGCTGCCCGACGCCGACATCCCGGTCACCGGCTTCGGCCGGACCCTGCCGCTGCTGGGGCAGTGA